One region of Quercus lobata isolate SW786 chromosome 2, ValleyOak3.0 Primary Assembly, whole genome shotgun sequence genomic DNA includes:
- the LOC115974513 gene encoding U-box domain-containing protein 1-like: MSSVRIRETVSESLFEALSSSHEVQQKVLEMLVSITKVSPQNRNLLAQTDGAIPALLTLSKSSSSIIQALSLSSLFNISLNPELKRSLADMETIYHLNSILSPSSPETSRLTSSLVCSLAMLDKNKAKFAVAGTIQLLIKALSGPRSLASHHLLSSLAELVQFHGNCTVAIRSGVVPVLINIVESANGEDLAGTSLAVLCLLARFDEGLNAMRKTDHVVSLMVNVLKRRGMLSKEGAAEILLRLFDESEGYMTDALMVPDFSTVLADLSVRGSAKAREKTALLMEKVMEANMDS; the protein is encoded by the coding sequence ATGTCATCAGTTCGGATTCGTGAAACCGTTAGTGAATCTCTTTTTGAAGCACTCTCAAGCTCCCATGAAGTTCAACAGAAAGTGCTCGAAATGCTAGTTTCCATAACGAAGGTTAGTCCTCAAAACAGGAACTTGCTTGCACAAACAGATGGTGCCATCCCTGCCCTTCTTACTCTCTCCAAATCTTCCTCTTCAATCATCCAAGCTCTCTCATTGTCCAGCCTCTTCAATATCTCTCTAAACCCTGAGCTAAAGCGGTCTCTTGCAGATATGGAAACCATTTATCACCTCAATTCCATTCTATCGCCAAGCTCTCCAGAAACTAGTAGATTAACTTCCTCATTGGTTTGTAGTTTGGCAATGCTTGATAAGAACAAGGCAAAGTTTGCAGTAGCTGGTACCATCCAATTGCTAATCAAGGCACTATCTGGACCCAGGAGCCTAGCTTCCCATCACCTCCTAAGTTCTTTGGCCGAGCTTGTACAGTTCCATGGGAACTGCACCGTAGCCATTCGATCAGGAGTTGTTCCGGTGCTTATTAACATAGTGGAAAGCGCTAATGGTGAGGATCTTGCCGGGACTTCTCTTGCTGTTCTGTGTCTCCTTGCTAGGTTTGATGAAGGATTGAATGCTATGAGAAAAACTGACCATGTTGTGAGCTTAATGGTGAATGTGTTGAAACGGAGGGGCATGTTGAGTAAGGAGGGCGCGGCTGAAATCCTTCTTCGCTTGTTTGATGAAAGTGAGGGCTATATGACAGATGCTTTGATGGTGCCAGACTTTTCAACTGTGCTAGCAGATCTTTCTGTAAGAGGATCTGCAAAAGCTCGAGAGAAGACCGCTTTGCTAATGGAAAAAGTTATGGAGGCCAACATGGATTCTTAA